In Diorhabda carinulata isolate Delta chromosome 6, icDioCari1.1, whole genome shotgun sequence, a single genomic region encodes these proteins:
- the LOC130895554 gene encoding probable U3 small nucleolar RNA-associated protein 11 produces MSVWKKAAKAHQKTHKERHQPEDRAHLGLLEKKKDYVLRAKDFNEKKNTLKILRKRALNKNPDEFYHHMINAKTEDGAHYEKEKNDDCTPQQLLLMRTQDLKYITTKKTQELKKIEKIQSLLHLSSLELPKRNTHIYFDKEKKKEAKERTLKMLMEKELPDVSEKDLMKSARSRQNLYKELAKRIERERELAVVQQKIEVKRSLENKKTVLPPKKVKKGSKDSAPVYVWKYERKK; encoded by the coding sequence ATGTCTGTTTGGAAAAAAGCAGCGAAAGCTCACCAAAAAACCCACAAAGAACGGCATCAGCCAGAAGATCGCGCTCATTTAGGACTacttgagaaaaaaaaagactATGTGTTACGCGCGAAAGATTTCAACGAAAAAAAGAATACGTTAAAGATACTCCGCAAGAGAGCCTTGAACAAAAATCCAGATGAATTTTATCACCACATGATTAATGCTAAAACCGAAGACGGAGCACattatgaaaaggaaaaaaacgaCGATTGTACGCCACAACAATTATTGTTGATGAGAACACaagatttgaaatatataaccACGAAAAAAACTCAAGAactcaaaaaaatagaaaaaatacaatcaCTACTTCATTTATCGAGTTTAGAACTTCCAAAACGCAATACACATATATACTTCgacaaagaaaagaaaaaagaagcgAAAGAAAGAACACTGAAGATGTTGATGGAAAAAGAATTACCGGACGTGAGTGAAAAAGATTTAATGAAATCGGCGAGATCTAGACAGAATTTATACAAAGAATTAGCCAAGAGAATTGAAAGAGAACGAGAATTAGCAGTTGTACAACAAAAGATAGAAGTTAAACGaagtttggaaaataaaaaaaccgttttaCCTccgaaaaaagtgaagaaagGATCTAAAGATAGCGCTCCTGTGTACGTATGGAAATATGAAAGGAAGAAATAG
- the LOC130895549 gene encoding sialic acid synthase, whose translation MDFINCLKTSKNTFIIAEIGQNHQGNIEIAKKLIKIAKDCGADCVKFQKTDLKEKFNNKALLRPYNSPHSFGKTYGEHKQFLEFSKDDYRELKYFANKVGILVTASAMDVKSLEFLIDLEVPFIKIGSGDANNFILIEKAAKTAIPLVISTGMQNFVTVKQVYHLVSKYHKNFVFLHCVSAYPTPIEDINLNVINLFKSTFPDILIGYSGHELGTHISVAAVALGAKVIERHLTLNKNQKGSDHACSLDPVEFRSLVTNIRNVEAAMGRPIKEFQISEKPCYEKLGKTLVYTKRLKSGHKLENGDINVKVAEPKGIDGAEMAKIIGKKLLIDVLEDESILFNHLE comes from the exons ATggattttattaattgtttaaaGACGtcgaaaaatacttttattatagCCGAAATCGGTCAGAATCATCAAGGTAATATAGAAATAgcgaaaaaattaataaaaatagcaaAG GATTGCGGAGCTGATTgtgttaaatttcaaaaaactgatctgaaggaaaaatttaacaacaaagCCTTACTTAGACCATACAATTCACCTCATTCTTTCGGAAAAACTTACGGAGaacataaacaatttttagagTTCAGTAAAGATGATTATagagaattaaaatatttcgcaAATAAAGTCGGGATATTGGTCACAGCTTCAGCGATGGATGTAAAATCGCtggaatttttaattgatcTCGAAGTACcttttataaaaattggttCCGGAGAcgctaataattttattttgattgaaaaagcTGCGAAAACTGCCATTCCCTTAGTTATATCTACAG GAATGCAAAATTTTGTAACGGTGAAACAAGTTTATCATTTGGTGTCAAAATAccataaaaatttcgtttttttacaTTGCGTTTCCGCTTATCCGACACCAATAGAAGATATCaatttaaatgttataaatttgttCAAGTCAACATTTCCAGATATATTGATAGGGTATTCTGGGCATGAATTGGGTACTCATATCAGTGTGGCGGCTGTAGCTTTAGGTGCAAAG GTTATTGAAAGACAtttaactttaaataaaaatcaaaaaggaTCTGATCATGCTTGTTCTCTAGATCCTGTTGAATTTCGAAGTTTAGTTACAAATATTAGAAACGTGGAAGCAGCAATGGGTAGGCCAATTAAGGAGTTTCAAATTTCGGAAAAACCTTGTTAcgaaaaattaggaaaaactTTAGTTTACACAAAACGGTTAAAAAGTGGTCATAAGCTCGAAAACGGAGACATAAACGTCAAAGTAGCCGAACCTAAAGGTATAGACGGCGCAGAAATGGCGAAAATTATCgggaaaaaattgttaatcgACGTTTTAGAAGACGAATCGATATTGTTTAATCATTTagagtga
- the LOC130895548 gene encoding poly(A) RNA polymerase gld-2 homolog A-like — MELEPQVMTNNNLDMLTETMFYDILTHTSYPVNNYKNTEKDEFENLTNKETKMLKQNVTLVGFPVSVMPPPPHKIVNYANSKVKRYHPRDSSRQRDTYRPISPKGYDSDESCTSYSSRETPPHNRNKYNNSRLEDNNVVFDKYNQNSNIYHNSHVQYHSNIQQNYNTNTNGYFNKYRYTNNNNNNNNNGNNTNGRQKHGNYKHSMDNMIKRAHGLVERFKSRSNVMKIEPNPPTLSTGTMWDQLNQEIWNVFSSRAQKEKTYDSKIDLWKNLFLYIRKCLNSYGLFMVGSTMSGFGLESSDIDMCLLTKPVSSDPRADSLHHLNAIKHLLAKHDSAGDAELILAKVPILKFKDKETGFEIDLNCNNSVGIRNTHLLYSYARLDWRVRPLVIVVKIWAQANCINDAKNMTVSSYSWALMVIHYLQCGVVPPVLPCLHGLLPEKFNHLNENHTMDVQEDLPTIKDFRSDNLLGLSQLLIGFFQYYANYDFNNYAISVRAGSSLPIDECRFAKAPKNDPHQWKFMCIEEPFDYTNTARSVFDLESFKHIKNIITASYEVLSTTKSLNSILPLNSKYEIR, encoded by the exons atGGAGTTGGAACCTCAAGTTatgacaaataataatttagatatgTTAACAGAGACAATGTTTTATGATATTCTCACACATACTTCGTATCcagtaaataattataagaataCCGAAAAAGATGAATTCGAAAATTTGACGAATAAAG aaacaaaaatgttgaaacaaaACGTGACGCTGGTAGGTTTTCCAGTAAGTGTAATGCCACCGCCACCTCACAAAATAGTTAATTACGCAAATAGTAAAGTAAAAAGGTATCACCCTAGAGATTCGTCGAGACAGAGGGATACTTACCGACCCATATCGCCTAAAGGGTACGATAGCGACGAGAGTTGTACATCATATTCTTCAAGAGAAACCCCACCGCATAACA gaaataaatataacaactcGAGATTGGAAGATAATAATGTAGTTTTCgacaaatataatcaaaattctaatatttaccACAATTCTCACGTTCAATATCATTctaatattcaacaaaattataatacCAATACAAACGGGTATTTCAACAAATATAG ATatacaaacaataataataataataacaataatggGAATAATACAAATGGTCGTCAAAAACATGGTAATTATAAACATAGTATGGATAATATGATAAAAAGGGCGCACGGCTTAGTGGAAAGGTTTAAATCGAGATCGAACGTAATGAAAATAGAACCGAACCCTCCTACATTATCCACGGGAACAATGTGGGACCAACTTAACCAAGAAATATGGAACGTTTTCAGTAGTAGGGCTCAAAAAGAGAAAACTTACGATAGCAAAATCGATTTatggaaaaatctatttttatatataagg AAATGTTTAAATAGTTACGGTTTATTTATGGTCGGTTCAACGATGTCTGGTTTCGGTTTGGAAAGTAGTGACATCGACATGTGTCTATTGACTAAACCGGTTTCTAGTGATCCTCGAGCCGATTCCCTACACCATTTAAATGCCATCAAGCATTTATTGGCGAAACACG attCCGCCGGGGATGCCGAATTGATATTGGCCAAAGTGCCGATTTTGAAATTCAAAGATAAAGAAACCGGTTTCGAAATTGATCTGAATTGCAATAATTCCGTCGGTATAAGAAATACGCACTTATTGTACAGTTACGCCCGATTGGATTGGAGAGTTCGCCCTTTGGTGATCGTGGTGAAGATTTGGGCGCAAGCGAATTGTATAAATGACGCTAAAAATATGACAGTTTCCAGTTATTCGTGGGCGTTGATGGTCATCCATTATTTACAAT GTGGGGTGGTACCGCCGGTGTTGCCGTGTCTCCACGGCCTCCTACCGGAAAAATTCAATCACCTCAACGAAAATCACACGATGGACGTCCAAGAAGACCTGCCGACGATAAAAGATTTCCGTTCGGATAATTTGTTGGGTCTTTCTCAACTTTTGAtcggtttttttcaatattacgCCAATTACGATTTCAATAATTACGCCATATCGGTTAGAGCGGGTTCCAGTTTACCTATAGACGAATGTCGATTCGCGAAAGCGCCCAAAAACGATCCGCATCAATGGAAATTTATGTGTATAGAGGAGCCGTTCGATTATACGAATACCGCTCGGTCGGTATTCGATTTGGAATCGTtcaaacatatcaaaaatataataacggCTTCCTACGAGGTACTCTCGACGACTAAATCGTTGAATAGTATATTGCCATTGAATTCCAAGTACGAAATAAGATGA
- the LOC130895553 gene encoding ER membrane protein complex subunit 3 has protein sequence MSADLIVDPQIRFWVFLPIVVITFLTGILRHYASILLSSQKKIELQQLADSQLLLRARALRENCGYIPKNSFLIRKQAFNKEDGYLMQKRPAVNQNMMTDPSMMTDMLKGNLTNVLPMIVIGGWINWMFSGFITTKVPFPLTLRFKSMLQRGIELSHLDASWVSSASWYFLNVFGLRSIYTLVLGENNAADQSKQMQEQMQMTGAASGMPADPKVPFKAEWEALEITEHQSKLADVEKEL, from the coding sequence atgagtgcAGATTTAATAGTAGACCCCCAAATTCGTTTCTGGGTTTTTTTACCGATTGTGGTTATTACTTTTTTAACGGGGATATTAAGACATTACGCATCGATCTTATTATCGAGTCAGAAGAAAATAGAATTACAGCAATTAGCCGATTCTCAATTATTGCTTAGAGCCAGAGCGTTACGAGAAAATTGCGGATACATCCCGAAAAATTCGTTCCTGATTAGAAAACAAGCTTTTAACAAAGAAGATGGTTATCTCATGCAAAAACGACCAGCGGTTAATCAAAACATGATGACGGATCCTTCTATGATGACTGACATGTTAAAAGGTAATTTAACCAACGTTTTACCCATGATAGTGATAGGAGGTTGGATAAATTGGATGTTTTCTGGTTTTATAACAACTAAAGTACCGTTTCCTTTAACTCTGAGATTCAAATCGATGTTACAAAGAGGAATAGAACTGTCACATTTAGACGCCAGTTGGGTATCGTCGGCTTCTTGGTATTTCCTAAATGTTTTCGGTTTGAGAAGTATTTATACATTAGTATTAGGGGAAAATAACGCCGCAGATCAAAGTAAACAGATGCAAGAACAGATGCAGATGACCGGAGCCGCATCTGGAATGCCCGCAGATCCAAAAGTACCTTTTAAAGCCGAATGGGAAGCTTTAGAAATTACCGAACATCAATCCAAGTTAGCAGATGTCGAAAAAGAAttgtaa